DNA from Verrucomicrobiia bacterium:
ATCTTTAGGACAAACTCCACCATAAAAAAAATCTGGTAGATCACCTGCTTGATGTTTGGGCTGAGTCGGATCATACCAAGCCTCATCAGGAACACCATAAGCTTTAAGCTGCCTTTGCCACCATTTCATATCACTGGACAATTGTTCCGTAGATTTTGCAGTTTCTGGATTCATATCATCAAACATTTTTTGCGCTCCAGAATAAAGTTGTTGAGCACGAGAGAGACACTTGGTTGTATTAATGTGCTTACGAAACGTGAAAAATGTGGGTATTGAAATCCCTATCAACAATGCGATTAGAGACATTGTAATTAAAAGTTCTAAAAGAGTAAAAGCCTTTTGCGATTTCAAACCTTAAGACATTAACGATAAACTTTCGTTGTGGGAATACCAAAAAAATTCGGAACAGTAGAGATTTTTTTTGCCTCAACTATAACACCTGGGACTGTTTTAGAACTTCTTATAATAGTAACCCCAGTTTGCCTATCAAAATCCACACGCATATTATTGTTATCAGAGGTGTACTCAACGTTACCTCTCATTATTTTTCCAGGCGCTTTTTTCTGATAAAACATTATTCCTTCAACTAATAATTCAGCTGAAAATCTTTGAATAAATGGAATTTCTACGGGGCCAAATGAAAAGGTAATATTCCTATTTTTAGAATCACCTGGTATAGAAATAATATTAGTCCCAGAACCTAGGGTGCTTCCAAAAGGTAAAACCAAAACGGATCCTCGCGTATTAACTTTTCTTCCCGCAACAAATAAAAACCCTTGCAAAACTCGACCTTCATGAAATCCCAGGGGGCTAAAATTTAAAGTAAAAGTAAAAAGTCCTCCATTCAAAACAAAAGTAAAACCTTCTCCAGTAGTATCATTAAAAGTAATAGGAATACGTTGTGGTCCAATCATACATTGATAAGTTCCAACAATTTTAATATCTCGTTCAGCTTGGGCTTTAAGCTGAGTACTGTTAACAAACACTAATGTTAAAACAACAAGTAAAATTATGATTTTTTGTTTCATAGACTTAGCGGCTTGCAGTTTTTTGTGAAGGTATGACTAATGGTTCAGGTGGATTGACTAATTCTCCTGTTGGCGTAATTAATTTAGGGGTCACAAAAATCACCAAATTCTTTTTAATCGATTGCTCTACATCTGAACGAAAAAATCGACCTAAAAGAGGAATATCGCCAAGAATGGGAATCTTATCTTTAATTTTTTGAACATCTTCACGTAATAAACCGCCTAAAATAACGGTGGACCCATCTTTAACCTGAACACTTGTCTCAATACGTCGAGAATTAAATACTGGCATATTAATAACGTTTTCAGTTAAAACAAAGGTTTGATCCCCATCAGCTACGGTCATAGGTGTACCATAATTAATAAATCCTTCAAAATCTTCGACCAAAGGAACAAGATTAAGATCAATCGTTTGATTATCAGGACCAACCTCCGGGGTGACGTTTAAAATAACACCGACTTCTCTATCAGTAAAATTAGAAGGTTGTGCCGGAGTAATAACAGGCGGCGGTTGACTAATAAGATTATTAACGTCATTTGCTCCACCACTTGATGTGGTAGGAGGCAATTCAGGAGCATCATAAGTATCAGCATAAGAAAATCGACGAACAATTTTTATGGTAGCTTGTTCACCACTACGAGCCACCACTTTCGGCGCTGACAAAAGATCGACTGATTTTTTCTGAGCTAAAGTTCGGATTAAAACATCAATATTATATTTGGCAATACCCACAGCAAAATTAAAGCTATTGGGTATAGGTCTCGCATCAATACCGTTATTTTGAGAAAGCAAAGCATCGACTGAATTAGGTTTGATATGAGCCGAACTTCGTAATCCATCAAAATGGTTTAATCCATCCATATCAAGAGGGGAAAAATTACCTGATGGACGAGTATAATTTCCCTCTTTCACTACGTTCATTGCAATCGAAAGTTCATCAAAATCGGTTTGATTAAGTTCGATAAACTTGGCCTCAATTTCAACCTGAGCAGGAATATCGGTTGGAGAACCAACTAAGGCATCAATGAGCTCCAAATTAGCCGGAGAATTTCGAACAGTCAATTTACTGGACGCTGAAGAATAAGAAGCGCTAGCGCCTTCAGGAAAAGTAACACCTCGTGATTCTAAAACTTTTCGAATATCGGTTTCTCGCTCAAATTGCACTTTTTCCATAAGAGAACGACTAAAAGATCTTCGTGTGCGAGAACCCCCTTGTTGTTCTCCACCCGTTTCAACATTAAAAAAGTCTGGTTTAACACGATACTCTTTGGTCAATAACTGATCGGTTGGCGCTGTTAAAGGAAGAATACTCACCGAAAACTCATCCATTTGATATTTTAAATTGGCTAAACGCGTCGCATAACGAATGACTTCCTCTAAAGGAACACTCTGAAGATTTAATGTTACCTCAGATCCCATTGAGTCAGGAGTTAAACGCGAAACAAAATTAATACCCTTTCTTTCGGGATCGAGTTCTTTACTTTTTACATTGAGAAAATCAATAACATCTAAAATGCTAGCTCGATCAAAAGCTACTTGAGGCAGAATAATCGTTTTTAATTTTCTGCTAAGATTTTCTACATTGGAACGTGTTAAAGGGGCATTGGCAAAAATTCCGGAATCCGAAATCACATCTTTGGGAATGGGCATTTCCCATTTTTCAGTAACTTCAGTCATGCCTTGAAAACGAGCTACTTCTTGAGCTTTTTTAGCATAACGCAACTTATGATCTAACACCTTATCTAATCGCTTACGTGCCGTGCTATTGAAAGGATCGATCGTCAAAATTTGCTGATATTTTTTCTCTGCCTCATCAAATTGAGCCGTGTCCAATAAATCATCACCCTCTTGCAACAAAGTATTCACATCTGCCACATCTTTTAAATAACGCGGAGTAATAGCAGGATTATCACGTTCAATCATGGGCTTACCCTCTTGATCTAAAGCAATACCCATCGCAGCATACAAACTCGCTCGCTCTGCTTGAATGCGAGAATCTTTAGGCGCAAAAGATAACGCTTCATCAGCATTCGCTCTAGCTTCATCCAAAAGGTTGGCTTTTAAATTTTCATGAGCTAATTGTATCAAGGCAACGGCTGCCCCATCATAAGCCTTATTTTGCAACGGCGCGGTCGCCGGAGAAGGAGCCGGTAAAAGAGCTACAATCGCACGATATTTTTCTAAAGCTTCTTTATAACCTTGCGCTTCTAACAAAGCATTTCCCTCTCTGAGTAAAGCAGTTCCTCGAATCACAGCTTGTTGACGCTTTAATACTGCAGTTTGAGAAGCTTTTTGTGCGCTGATATAATCGGACTGATCAACATTCCCATTCCCTAGCAAAGCCAAAGGTGCTATACCTAATAAAAAGAAACAAAAAATTTTATAATAACAAAGTTTCATTTATTTCATCCTTCCCTGAGGCTCATTTACTATCCTCAACTCCTGAGGCTCTTGAGTCGAATCCCAACGAGGAACCTCAGCAAAAGTAGGATTATTATCAAAGCTTTGTGTATCTTCAAAATTACGTTTATTAAAAAGTTCTCCATCAGATCGAATCAAATTACAGGTAACAAAAATCAACAGATTCTTTTTAATGCTTTGATCAATTTTCGAACGGAAAAGACGCCCTAATAATGGTAAATCGCCCAGTAAAGGAATTTTATCATCAACTTTTTGAATGTCTTCCCGGATTAATCCACCTAATAAAACTGTTTGACCATCTTCAATACTCAATCGCGTTTTAACCTCTC
Protein-coding regions in this window:
- a CDS encoding type II secretion system GspH family protein; translation: MKSQKAFTLLELLITMSLIALLIGISIPTFFTFRKHINTTKCLSRAQQLYSGAQKMFDDMNPETAKSTEQLSSDMKWWQRQLKAYGVPDEAWYDPTQPKHQAGDLPDFFYGGVCPKDFFYAEDRDQLYLFVGKNQIYSSGNVVVMADGTVKFEKFFPE